In Geotalea uraniireducens, one genomic interval encodes:
- a CDS encoding endonuclease III domain-containing protein yields MSRESSEGPSRRLLQIYELLFQQYGPRYWWPAETPFEVCVGAILTQNTNWGNVEKAIANLKEARLLTPGALRAVPVRDLAEVIRPAGFFNVKSVRLKEFVAFLFARYEGDLARMFAGDWRELREALLGVRGIGRETCDSILLYAGGKPTFVVDAYTKRLLAALGLAVPTAGYEEVRALFMENLPNDPQLFNEYHALIVEHCKAHCRKKPRCSGCALHLLCIP; encoded by the coding sequence GTGAGCAGGGAGTCCAGCGAGGGGCCGTCGCGCCGCTTGCTGCAGATTTATGAGCTGCTCTTCCAGCAGTACGGCCCCCGGTACTGGTGGCCGGCGGAGACGCCATTCGAGGTCTGCGTCGGGGCGATCCTTACCCAGAATACCAACTGGGGAAACGTGGAGAAGGCGATCGCCAACCTGAAAGAGGCTCGGCTGCTGACGCCCGGGGCGCTTCGGGCGGTGCCGGTAAGGGACCTGGCCGAGGTGATCAGGCCGGCCGGCTTTTTCAATGTCAAGAGTGTCCGTCTAAAGGAGTTCGTGGCGTTTCTCTTTGCTCGTTACGAAGGGGATTTGGCGCGGATGTTTGCCGGAGATTGGCGCGAACTGCGGGAAGCCTTGCTTGGGGTCCGGGGAATCGGCCGCGAAACCTGCGACTCGATCCTCCTCTATGCGGGGGGAAAGCCGACGTTTGTCGTCGATGCCTACACGAAGCGACTCTTAGCCGCGCTCGGACTGGCGGTGCCGACGGCTGGTTACGAAGAGGTCCGTGCCCTGTTCATGGAGAACCTGCCGAACGATCCGCAGCTGTTCAACGAATACCACGCCCTGATTGTCGAACATTGCAAGGCGCATTGCCGG